GTAGCTCAGCATACTAGCAACTAAGGCAGTAACGAGTGTAAAGGTAAATATTTGCCATTGTAGTGTCCCCACGCTTGCAAATACCTCACTTTTAGGTACTTGGGCTAATACGTATAAGTCGGTATTGGCTATTGGCATGGCTGCTAAAAAAGTGGCTTCGTTATTAAGTGATAATTCTGTAATTGCAAAACCAGAGGGGTTATATAAAGTACTATGAACGTTACTGCCATAAAGTGTGTCTATGTTTACTTTAGCCACTTTATTTGCATCTTTATGTAACTGAATTAAGCCGCTTTTATCTGCAATAAATACAAAGCCTGTTTGCTCAATTTTAAATTGTTGTAGTAGCTTTTGCATGTCGGTAATACTTTTTGCAAGCCCCGCTAAGCCAAGGCCATTTGTTTGCTGATGATTCACAAACATTTTTACATCCGTCGGGGATTCTTGATAAATACTGATTGAGTAAGGGTTAGTTGAGTTGGTAAAACCAAAAAACCAACCATCAGCTGCATCGTTTTTAAGCACACGTAAAAATCCGTGTTGGTTCCAATATTGTGCTGTATCACGGTTAGCCCACGAGGCTGTTGCTAAATCAAACTGCTTAGCAACGCGGTTTAACTCTTTAAGCAGTAGCGTGTCGTCTTGGTTATTTGAGCGTGCCCACTCTAAGATAAATTCGTTTGATGATAGTTGCTGTGCAGCACCTAAAAGCTCGTTTATTTCGCCGCCAATTTGATTACTAATACTGTGTAATTTGCTGGGTAGCTCAGATTCAATCATACGTCGTTCTATAATCTCTTCAGAGCTATATAAAGACGTTAAACCAATTAATGCAGCGACACAAATTGCAATGGTACTGCCTAAAATGGTGATTTTTTGAGTGATAGTTAGGTTTTTTATCGTCATATTATTTAACTTTACAACTAGGTAGATAGCCATGTTAGCACATTATTAATTAAGCGCTAATTATTGCAATATATCTAAAAGGGTATACTCGCTTTTTATTATTACTAGCACGAAAAAGCCCACAGCATATGCATGTGGGCTTGGTTTCTAACAAGCGAAACTAGTTATACAATTTTCTTCATTGCTGACATGTAGCCGCGTAGTCTAGCGCCAACAATTTCAACAGGGTGCTCACGTAACGCAGAGTTTATTTGAATCAGCGTTTGGTTATCTACTTGGTTACTTTGCTCATTTAGGCCTTTACCAATAACATCAGTGTCGATGTTTTTCATAAAATCGGCAAGTAATGGCAAACATGCATGGTTGTAAAGGTAACAGCCGTATTCTGCAGTATCAGAAATAGTACGGTTCATTTCGAATAACTTTTTACGTGCTATGGTGTTGGCAATTAACGGTGTTTCGTGTAAAGACTCATAATAAGCCGACTCGTCAATAATGCCTGCTGCAGTCATGGTTTCAAATGCAAGCTCAACGCCGGCTTTAACCATAGCAACCATTAAAATACCGTTATCGAAAAACTCTTGCTCAGAGATTTCTACATCACCCGCAGGGGTTTTTTCAAAGTTAGTTTCGGCAGTTTCAGCGCGCCATTTTAGTAAGTTTGCATCGTCGTTTGCCCAATCTTCCATCATTACGCGTGAGAAAGTACCGTCGATAATATCATCTTGGTGCTTGTTATAAAGCGGGCGCATAATAACTTTAAGTTCTTCGCTTAGTTCAAACGCTTTTACTTTTGCAGGGTTTGATAAACGGTCAAGCATATTCGTTACGCCACCGTATTTAAGGGCTTCGGTAATTACTTCCCAACCGTATTGAATTAGTTTTGACGCGTAACCCGCATCAATTCCCTTTTCAACCATTTTATCAAAACATAAAATTGAACCAGTTTGTAACATGCCACAAAGAATTGTTTGCTCACCCATTAAGTCAGATTTAACTTCAGCAATGAATGATGATTTAAGTACGCCTGCACGGTGACCACCGGTACCCGCAGCGTAGGCTTTAGCTTGTGCTAAGCCGTGACCTTGTGGGTCGTTTTCTGGGTGAACAGCAATAAGTGTAGGTACACCAAAGCCGCGTTTATATTCTTCGCGAACTTCAGAACCAGGACACTTAGGAGCAACCATGATTACGGTAATGTCTTCACGAACTTGCATACCTTCTTCAACAATATTAAAACCGTGCGAGTAAGCAAGTGTAGAGCCTTGCTTCATTAAAGGCATAATGGCAGTTACAACAGCTGTATGTTGTTTATCTGGAGTTAGGTTTAATACTACGTCAGCGGTAGGAATTAGCTCTTCGTACGTGCCTACTGTGAAGCCGTTTTCAGATGCATTTAGGTATGACTGACGACGCTCATCAATTGCTGATTGACGTAACGTGTATGATACATCTAGGCCTGAGTCACGTAAGTTTAAACCTTGGTTAAGACCTTGTGCGCCACAGCCAACAATTACCAGCTTTTTACCTTTAAGTGCTTCAACACCGTCGGTAAATTCACTTGGGTCCATAAATTCACATTGCGCTAATTGAGCTAACTGCTCGCGTAAAGGTAAGGTATTAAAATAATTCGCCATGTTAGTGTCCTATAATTCGTGTTTGTTAGATGCAAAGCGTTTTTGCTTTGCTTAAACACACCATAAAAAAAAACTTTACTTGCGTAAAATGATATATTTGCACTAAAGTATTTCAAAAAATGAAACGTAGAGGCGTGTAATGGATCATAAGCATTTAAATTACTTTTTAGCGTTAGCTAAAACGCTCCATTTTGCCCGTGCGAGCGAGCTGTGCCATATAAGCGCGCCTACATTAAGCCGCAATATTAAACAACTTGAAGATGAGGTAGGCGTTGCTTTATTTTTACGCGATAACCGCAGTGTAAAATTAACTAAAGAAGGGGAGTCGTTTATTGATTACGC
The genomic region above belongs to Pseudoalteromonas sp. MM1 and contains:
- the ilvC gene encoding ketol-acid reductoisomerase, which translates into the protein MANYFNTLPLREQLAQLAQCEFMDPSEFTDGVEALKGKKLVIVGCGAQGLNQGLNLRDSGLDVSYTLRQSAIDERRQSYLNASENGFTVGTYEELIPTADVVLNLTPDKQHTAVVTAIMPLMKQGSTLAYSHGFNIVEEGMQVREDITVIMVAPKCPGSEVREEYKRGFGVPTLIAVHPENDPQGHGLAQAKAYAAGTGGHRAGVLKSSFIAEVKSDLMGEQTILCGMLQTGSILCFDKMVEKGIDAGYASKLIQYGWEVITEALKYGGVTNMLDRLSNPAKVKAFELSEELKVIMRPLYNKHQDDIIDGTFSRVMMEDWANDDANLLKWRAETAETNFEKTPAGDVEISEQEFFDNGILMVAMVKAGVELAFETMTAAGIIDESAYYESLHETPLIANTIARKKLFEMNRTISDTAEYGCYLYNHACLPLLADFMKNIDTDVIGKGLNEQSNQVDNQTLIQINSALREHPVEIVGARLRGYMSAMKKIV